GATAAATAAATGAGCTCTGATAATGTTCCACTGATTCAAACGAGTTGGGAATTTCCCCTACCTAAAGACAGATCATAACCAACAACTCAAAAAATCAGATACTACAAATCTAACAAGTGTAGTGCTAACTGCTAAACAACAATTTACTAAATAATTTGCAACATGCATTTAAGTATTTAACATTCATACttgttaaaaaatgaaaaaattaaagaaactgAACCTGATCTTTGTACAAATCCCCATTTAAAATGTCATCAAGAGACCATGAGAGAATAATATTGGCCAAGTTTTTTTCTTTGACAAGTAATGCATGTTTCTTGGTTGTGGATTCTTCTTGCCCTTTGGCTTCCATTCTCCTTTTAAGAAGATCTTGTATGTTTCTCTTGTGAACTGGAGGACAGGAGTTAAAAATGTTTGTGAGGATGTGTAGACGAAGAGACAAAGATTTAAATAGGGTCTTCTAGGGGAACTGAGAGGTCTTCAGTACTCAGTAGCATGCAACTCTTCATCATCTCCAAATGCACACTCAAGCCTCTCTGAACAATaacaactaaaaatattagtttatcGAGACACTATTTAAGTAATATTTGAgccaggaaaaaaaattattttagtggATTGTTATTTTATCGATTATAATTTAATGGAGGTTCGAGTATTTTGACACGAATATTTGAgttataatgaaattttttcaaattagaGATCTATAACGAATATGGCTTTTATGagaaattttgagaaaaatctgagtaaaaaattaaaataatagtaGTATAATATCAGACTTCACATTTCAcgaatcttttaaaattttgaataattttcaCGGGGATGGAAAAGATTAACCTAGACCGAAATCTCGACTCAATCAAAATAATAAGTGATTTTTTAAATTCTAGTCATGTAATTGTTAAGTaagtcaaatatatttatgtatgatTCCGACTAATcttaaattatcaataaataattataaatcaagatTTTAGTCCGGGCTCATATCAAATTCTAATTCTGCCACAGATACCCTCGGATCTTGGCTTTCCAGGAGTTTGCCAAAAAGGATGTAAATTTGGTTATCCTGTACAGACTACAATCCGGCTATTTACAGTGTGCCATTAGCATGGTTTTAATCTTGGACctgctgctaaacaaacacttAACTAGTAGCTCTCTAAATTTAACATCATTTGTTCAAGTTCAACTTAATGCAGATTCGGCACATCTATTTTGTTGCATGGCCACAAAATGAGAAATTAGTCACAAAATCAATTGTGCATGTTTTCCTGATGCATTTGCATGAAAAGATGATCCAAGAAAGGCTCCAACTTCGGTCTCCTTGATTGCAGCTGTTTTGAAATCATCACCACTGTCTGTATGTTTTCCTCGCAGAGATTCCTATAAAACAGCGAAAAGTAGTTATATTACAATACAAATACAGAGAAACATGGGAATGCATTGTAAAAGCGTTTAGATATAACTGCAATATGATTTTTAGACCTTATATCCAGTGCATATGAGAGTTGGTTTAGCTCTTCTACCATCGCGTTTGCTTCTATAAACAGGTCTTCCTCATTCTTGAACCCGCTAGCCCCATGAGAGGACGCTATTGTATGCGATAAGAGGCTTGAAAGTTTCTCCACTTCCACCTGATACAAGAAAAATATACAGTACACAAACTTTCAATATATACATAGTCTTATTCTAGTCAAGTACTGATTTATTATAATGGAAGACACAAATGAAAGTACCTTAACAACTGGGGCTTTGGACATAAATTGCATTAGGTTACCAGTTTCTTCGTTTAGTGTTACCAGTTGAAAAAATATCTCCCAGATAAGACCATACGGCCTGCCCATGTCATCTCCTTCAATATGATCATGTATTGTACTAGTGTCACACGTATCTTGAAACAGTTCGGATACCAAATCATTTTGACTGAGCttcttcttgttcaaaaatattGCACTTGAGCATGAACAGTCCTCAACATTCCCCACCAAACTCACAATCACCAGCGGATTCTCAATTCTTACAAAAGCATGAGACAGAGCATCAATAAAATAACAATTCCTCCTCCCAAGGGCATTGCAAAACTCCGCAGGCAATTCAGAACGTATTTCCTTTCTGTCCAACAAACTAAAAAGCTTTTCAAAATGCTTTCCAGAATTCACACAAATTAAGCACAATAAAACCATAAGCCTCAAAACCAATAGGCTATAGTACTCCTCCAAGTTGCAATTCAACTTTTCGAGCCATAGCAATGTTTCATTTTTATTCAGTAGCAGAATCTCAATTTGGGAGGCTATAACATTATGaacatcatcaaaaaccacTTGCAGTTCCATGGGACTTGAACCAACATTCCATCTTTCATACATAAGCCATTCTACACATGCCGACTTTGTCACAAAAAAGTGACCCTGGAAGTAAGAAACCATTACAAGAAGACGCTCAGCAAGATACAATAAACTTGTTGGTAATACAGAAGCCGGTTTCGATCTCCAATCACCACAAGTAAACTCCTTCAGCACAGCAAAGATACAGGAAGCCACAGAAACTCCTCTTGACATATCATTTAAATCACTGATGCACGAGTTAGGACCTGACCTAATCTGACTGATTTCCTCGACTAATTCTTTCCAACGTTGATTTCTTGCAATGAATTTCATGATATTGTCATTCAAGTGTAAACTGTATTTACCAGATCCTAGCATCAGCATTACCAGGTTTCCCATCTGCCTAATTGTATGTGCATTCATAAAAGAGATAAGACCAGAAGTAGCTTCTGCTCTTCTCCTGAACGTGATCATCTCTTTCGACAATGATTTCTTACAGTCAATATGAAATACAATGTCGTATAACTTTTCAGATGATAGATTTAGATATTTATGCACCATGCTTTTGTCAAGATACTCGCAGTTGGGAAATTTGTGGTTTCCAAGAAATTTTGCAATCTTTAACATATGAACTAAGCATGAACTCTGAGAAAAGACAGAGAGAGAAATGTTCTGACAATAAGTATACAGAAGACTGAGCTTATCTAACACCTGTATACCAACAGATAACAACTCAGAAGCAAGATGATTCAGAGCAGCAGGGACAAAATTGTGAAGGGCAATACAAACTGAATCCCCTGTTCTACTTAATGAAGTGGAATTAATCTCTCTCACCCACATTGCATCAGAGTTGAGAATAACATAAACAATTTCTTGGTTGCAACATTTCCTCCGTACACCaaacaaattcaaaatataatccTCCAATGCGGAGTCCTGGCCAGCCTCACAACAGAGATGTTGAATCAACTCCAAGATATGATCCTTCCAGTAGTTCCATAAGAATACCAAAGTCTCTATAGAAACCTGGTTTCGAACAATCCTGTCTTCAACGTTCTCTCCCAAATTGTTCAACAATTCACCATTCCACTCATACGCTGATGGCAATGAAATCATATGAGCATCTAGAGCTCTCCTACTAGCCAGAACTTTACTTCTAAGGGATTTTTGGACAGGGGAGGCATATAGATAATGTCCCATCTCAGACAGGCTTAATTCATCATTTGACAAAATATTTGCCTCTGAGCACACAAACAAATGAAACTGATCAGAATGGTTTGACGCTATTTGTTTTGCTTTGTCCAGAAGCTCTCGTTTTTGAGCAAACTGTCTCAATGGCCAGGCTCTGTTTCCTACAGCCCAAGAAGATTCCGCAAACACATACCAAAGAATGAGCAAAGATGCTTCTTCAAAATATCCAGCTTTTCGAAAAAGATCAGATTTCCAAAGAACATCTCCTGTCAGTTCAGCTATTTCAGCTGCTTCCAGAAAGTTTCCATTTCTCTCTTCTAACAAGATAAGCTGATGAACACGATTCACAGTCTTCAAGAAGGTACGCATTAACTGAATTGACCGAAAATCTTCCACGAATTTCATCATTGTTTCAATATCTTCAAGATTATGATAACGGCGTGCACATCTTTCGAGAAGTTCCTGTTCCGTTTTGTCTAATTCACAACTAGTCTTCACAAGACGAGCAGGTACATTTTGTCTCCAGTGCCGAACAAACTGTAGTCCTGCTTCCGGAATTTCTTCAGCGGATTTTGGTGCTGATAAAATAGAGGCCTCCATACATGCAAAGTCATAGAGACTATCAGAGTGGCTCTTTGCAGTTGACATGGCCTTTTCTAATATATGCTTGAAATTGTATGGACTATACTTCCCTTTCGTCGTCCTGGTAAGTTCTGTAAATACGTACCATAAACTTATCAGAGATGCTTCTTTAAACACCCCACACTTTGAAAGAAGATCAGCTTCAAGAAGACTATCTCCTATCTGCTTTGCTATTCGAGCAGCATCTTGGAAATTCCCCCATTTTTCCTCCAGATATAACAACTCTCGGTGCAATCTAAAATCATTTAGAAACTGGCGAATAGAGTCTTTTGACTCAAACGACTCCAcaaatttcatcatttttttatgATCATGCTGCTCGTAGTAATATATAGCACCATTGTGAAGAAACTCTTGTACAATTCGATTAATCTCTACCTTGTATTTTACAAGAATCCCCGTTTGTCTCCACTCCTGCATGTACTTCATTCCCATCTCAAAGAGTTTTCCATAAATGCAAGCAGATATGCACTTTGAGTACAATCCACCACTGGCATATACTTTTGCTGCTTGTCTAAAACATTTACCAAGGCAAAAACACTCTCCTGCTTTCTCCAGCTTAGGCTCCGGaagtatatttaaatatatgaaccCTGCAGCAGAAGGTAGTCAGTTGCCACCATGCTATAAAGTGACTAATGTCAAAAAGATAGAAAGAGAGAgagtttttttttgctaagcaaGAAGGGTGTTCAAC
This genomic window from Daucus carota subsp. sativus chromosome 7, DH1 v3.0, whole genome shotgun sequence contains:
- the LOC135147630 gene encoding uncharacterized protein LOC135147630, with translation MFSGSFTKSFKKLEPETQNLVLLFLSRLANGWRPKGVNSVVSSESFTKILKQYKIRSYYILCSVDIYKELRYIQTLKVWEILPLQDIPKMITRLEHIFKMYTEDYISRCSKKCVEGKLEVPMTWAASENIVQYKSLSNTETGESSNTSDLDGRCLENSSVRESLLLMKFYSLSCGAMSNLLSGCDGESLGIPFELTDQERDIVLFNRSSFILGRSGTGKTTVLTMKLFRNDQLYHVASEGYHEVRTDPSYEEQRNEYNKGDILRQLFVTVSPKLCYAVREQFSQLKRSVCGGDSMPECHLVQTDAIDEAMHSADIQDSLYELPTNSYPLIITFQKFLMMLDGTIGISYFDRFPILRQSSHSAMGKSRSVALQTFIRTKEITFEKFDSLYWPHFNKDLTRKLCSLTVFTEIMSVIKGGLQATNDAVGTLCQQEYVALSSNRGSTLSMEKRVHIYKIFLDYEKRKVANGEFDQADLVLDLHRRLKDKRYNGDEIDFVFIDEVQDLSMRQISLFKYICKNVHDGFSFSGDTAQTIAKGINFRFEDIRYLFYRDFLGQENEKGKISSLFQLSYNFRTHIGILKLAQTVINLICHFFPYSIDFLNPETSLISGESPVLLETEGLDALRILFGNPGNVIAFGAEQVILVRDDRLKKEICDSVGKKALVLTIFECKGLEFQDVLLYKFFSSSPFENEWRVIYEYMNDNNMLVSTASTSFPRFDLEKHGILCSELKQLYVAVTRTKQRLWICENSKDFSGPMFDYWKKLCVAKVRKMDDSFIKEMQVESNEEDWRSRGIKLFHENNYEMAMMCFERAGDPFWAKLAEASLYQAAARRRESNSEMARKYLKRAAEIFDAIGKAESAAGLFVEIEEYERAGFIYLNILPEPKLEKAGECFCLGKCFRQAAKVYASGGLYSKCISACIYGKLFEMGMKYMQEWRQTGILVKYKVEINRIVQEFLHNGAIYYYEQHDHKKMMKFVESFESKDSIRQFLNDFRLHRELLYLEEKWGNFQDAARIAKQIGDSLLEADLLSKCGVFKEASLISLWYVFTELTRTTKGKYSPYNFKHILEKAMSTAKSHSDSLYDFACMEASILSAPKSAEEIPEAGLQFVRHWRQNVPARLVKTSCELDKTEQELLERCARRYHNLEDIETMMKFVEDFRSIQLMRTFLKTVNRVHQLILLEERNGNFLEAAEIAELTGDVLWKSDLFRKAGYFEEASLLILWYVFAESSWAVGNRAWPLRQFAQKRELLDKAKQIASNHSDQFHLFVCSEANILSNDELSLSEMGHYLYASPVQKSLRSKVLASRRALDAHMISLPSAYEWNGELLNNLGENVEDRIVRNQVSIETLVFLWNYWKDHILELIQHLCCEAGQDSALEDYILNLFGVRRKCCNQEIVYVILNSDAMWVREINSTSLSRTGDSVCIALHNFVPAALNHLASELLSVGIQVLDKLSLLYTYCQNISLSVFSQSSCLVHMLKIAKFLGNHKFPNCEYLDKSMVHKYLNLSSEKLYDIVFHIDCKKSLSKEMITFRRRAEATSGLISFMNAHTIRQMGNLVMLMLGSGKYSLHLNDNIMKFIARNQRWKELVEEISQIRSGPNSCISDLNDMSRGVSVASCIFAVLKEFTCGDWRSKPASVLPTSLLYLAERLLVMVSYFQGHFFVTKSACVEWLMYERWNVGSSPMELQVVFDDVHNVIASQIEILLLNKNETLLWLEKLNCNLEEYYSLLVLRLMVLLCLICVNSGKHFEKLFSLLDRKEIRSELPAEFCNALGRRNCYFIDALSHAFVRIENPLVIVSLVGNVEDCSCSSAIFLNKKKLSQNDLVSELFQDTCDTSTIHDHIEGDDMGRPYGLIWEIFFQLVTLNEETGNLMQFMSKAPVVKVEVEKLSSLLSHTIASSHGASGFKNEEDLFIEANAMVEELNQLSYALDIRNLCEENIQTVVMISKQLQSRRPKLEPFLDHLFMQMHQENMHN